The DNA segment CATCCTCTCTTGTAGCACCGCCTAGCTGAAATCGTTGAAGGTCGAAATAGTTTGGCTTTTTGGATCAATTGTTATTGAGTAATGAGGTGCAGCTTTCCACATTCTTGAATATTGGTCACTAGCGCAGAAAAAATAGAGAATCAAAGCATAATGTGTACACAAATCGACATGATCCGTGGAGATTTCTTTTATAATTGGTTTACGTAGTTGGTCTGAAAATTGTGATAGCCGCCAAATGAAACTGCTAGTCATCACGGACATCATTACCAAGAAAACATACCTGATGACTTTTGTTGCTTGGGCGATAATTCTGGCGGATGTTGTCTTTGGCACCTTCCTTGACCGTTTTGGAAAACCTCTTGACTCCAACTTTGGCGTGGCTTTGTTCATAGCAATGACAGCCGCGGTTTTCTTCGCCGGCCTGTATCTCCTGCGGGACTGCATGAAAGTACTGCGCAAGGACCTCGAAGGTCAATCATTTTTTAACAGACTTTACCGGGCAACGCCAAAGTTTCTGTACGCTCTCCTGGCAATCTTTGCAGCAATAATCGTAGAGATGGTGGTTTTCTCGCAGTACAGCACAGCCCTGATAATACCGCTTGTGCTGATAAGCGGAATTGTCCCCATGTTGTTCTTTGGCTTTCGCACCTTCAAATTCCTCTCATGGTTCAAGTCGAGCAGCAACAAGCGGCGTAACGCCATGATACTTGCATTTGCCGTATCGTCAATGCTATTTGCCATCAGCGTGACCACCACCACTGTGCTTGACACCAAGGTCTTTGTTTTTTCAAGGCCGCAGGCCATAACCCCGGCCTACCAGTCAAGCAACGACATCACAATAACCCTGTCAGGCACGGAAAACCTGGTTCTCCTTTACGTCTTTATTGTGCCTGTGGTTCTTGCCATTCCCGCAGAAACTGTTGCCGTGGCGTTTTTCCTGCGATTCTTCAAGGACCAGATAGGAAGGGCGACATTCTGGGCAATAGTAATCCTGCCTCCGTTCCTCAATTTTTTCGGGATATTTGCGCCGCAGCTGCTGACGACTGGGTCAGCATTCGTGTATGCCGACCCCCGGTTCATCTACTTTAGGATTATAGGGACCGCCGGCTGGGTCGCGGCAGACTTTGTGATACTCTTTGCATACCTTCTGGTAGCTAGGACTGTCGAAAAGCAAGTCGGAAGTGCCGGCAACAAGAAAATCATCAACTATCTGATAATTGCGGCTCTCTCAACCATTCTGGTATCGCCAACGGCTAACAACTGGATTCCAAACGCCTCCTACCCGCCCTTTGGAGCTATCCAGCGCGCCTTAGCGGTGCTTGGCGCCTTCATGTTTACCATTGGCATTTACGCGGTCAGCCTGTCACTTGTACAGGACGCGGAACTTCGGAATTTAGCTCGAAGGTATGCTAAGGACTATGCCTTGCTTGATACTCTTGGCAACGCGCAGATGGAGGCCGAGGTCACGAGAAAGGTCGTAAAACTGGTCCGCCAGCAGGCAGACGTGATGGAAAGGGAGACAGGGGTTGAATCCGAGATGACAGATGATAACGGGGTTAAAGAGTATCTGGAACTTGTGATAAGAGAGGCTCGGGAAAAGAAGGCACTAAAGAGTGGCCGCCAGCCCAGCCCGTCGGAATCTTGAGCCGTATTTGCGCACTTTGTGAACGTTGGGGGATTGCAATTCACGACTGCAACTCTATCTGAAAACGCAATTGTATGTTCCATCGGGCAATTATCATAAAGTTCACGAGAGCGCCTTGAACACAAGCGCTCGAGATTTGAGACCTTACGAGCCACTTACACAGGACTTTTTCTGGTAGTCCATGCCCTCCTTTATCATCTGATCAATTGTTTCAAAAGTTAAATCGGTCCACTTGGCCCAGACACCATTCGGATCATGTTTTCTCTGGATGGTTGTCACATTGCGCAGAGTTACTCCTCCTTGCAACAGTTCGCGGAATGTTCTGGCAGTCCCATCTCGTTTTTTGCTTGATGCATTTCGGTTGAGAATTGCAGCCAAAGCAGGTGCCGGCGCCCCACTGTCAGCTGCAAGTTGCATAAGGCTCTTTGACAGCGTAATCAAATCCGTGACTAGCATTCCCACTTTTTTGTCATAATCCGATCTGTCGCAATAAATCAAGTCCTGCATCCTGTCCTTGACGCCATCGTGGTCGGTCGGCAGCGACGGGGTTTCTGAAGGCCATACATCGACGATGTACACTTCAAGGTCAGGAACTAAAGCCGCGTGTACTGTATTTGTCCAGTAATCCTGATGCGACTGTATGAGCTCTCGCAGGGGCGTATTGCTGACAAGCCATCCATCCCAGAAGTATCTGCCGCTTGCCTGCTGGTAGTCGTAAATGAGCGGCACCGTGCAGCTCGCCAAAATGTGTTCCGGCCCCATTCCTGCAGGGTACTCCAAGTTTACGTCAGTGGGTTTGCACGTAACCGGATCGCAGTAATTGAAAGTCGATTTTAGAGTATAACTGTCAAATGTCACTGCTTGACCATACTGTGCCTCCGTTGCCACCGCAAGCAGCCTAGGCTCAGGGGGACTTGTCTTTAGTGGAAAGTTAATGAAAGGCGCTCCGTTGAAAGTGCTTTGTATAGCATTTGAAAGAGGAGTGTCGTCATATTTGTACCACACATTGTTGGTGCTATCGCCGGGGGTATTGTCGTTGAACCTGGAGTCGGGCACAGGAATGGGAGGACTATATGTTGACGTAAGACCGGTAAAGAAAAACTGTTTCGTTGAATAGTATCTCCTTACGTCTTCTGGAAACAAAGGAACTCCGAAAGGGGTCGCGACTGCGGCTTTGTGGTACCAGTAATCCAAAACTCTGTCCGCTGCACCGTTCCAACTACCTGTCTGCTGAAAGTAGCTGACCAGAATTGCAGCATTAATGGCACCCGAGGATGTCGCAGCGATGATATCAGGCTTGAGCCCTAGATTATCAAATAACCCCTTGATAACTCCTGCTTCATATGCTCCAAGAGCAGCACTTCCCTGAAGGATCAGAGCCGTCTGCACCGCTGGAGGAGCTGCCATAGAATCTTGACATGCGCAGTAATTATTAAGTATAGTATAGGAAAAGCAGTCAATTATGGCCGCTGTTTCGAGGCTTTACAAGACCCTATTTCAACGAATTTCAGGTTAGAGAATAACTCATCGCGAACTATTGAGTGGGCAGAGAGAATTATCGCTCCGACGATATGCCTGGGAGCTATTCTTTCAGGGTACTAGTCTAATTGCCCTTCCGTCGTCGACTACCAGCGAAACCCACTTGCCAATCCTTCGTTCCAATTCTGCCTGTAATGCAGGATTGTAGTCATACCTTCCATCAAGCTTGGTGGCGGCTTGCCAGAAAGACACGAAATATTGGAAGGCTGGAGGCACGGGCCCGGGGTTCGTCAAGAAGCGGTAAAAGGCAGGCTGATCCGACTCTACTGGCCCTTCGATTACGAGCCTGTTTGTGGCAGGGTTTATCGACTTGAGCATCCCGGTGACTGATATCATTACCACGCTAATCAACTTGGTACGGTTTCATATAAAGAATCTCAGGGAGCGATACAGTTGCTGCCACGCAGTACATTTTGACACTGGTTCCGGCATTTCTTTGCCTTCTGCCCGTATCATACAGGTTCGTACAGCACTATAATGAATCGTGATAAAATACGACAAATAGCCATTAGCGCACTGCGCAATCGAATTACTGTTTATCGGCCGCTAGCTGTGACGCAAAAACTGCTTCACAACCTCACAGAACACGGCAGGCTTTTCTGAAAACGGCGCGTGGCCTGCATCGTCTATTACAACGAGTCTTGAATCCCTGATTGACTGGTGGAAAATGTTGCAATACGGCTCTAGTGGAATAAGCTTGTCCTGCGACCCCCAGATTAACAGAGTCTTGCTGGCAATCTGTTCAAGTCTTTGTTTTCCAAGCTGAGTGCTGACGCTATTATCGTATGCAGCGACAAATGCCTCTCTCGCGCCCTGCAACCCAAGACGGTATATGAACCCGTCTACCAGCGCATCAGGTATCCTCACAGGATTTGCGACCAGCTGTTCGAGAACTGGCCGTACTGTCTGCCGTGTCGGGTTCAGAGCCGCCGCAAGGTACTGCTTGAGCAGGGGAGTTGGACCATCAAGCATTCCTGACGTGTCAACCAGTACCAGTTTGTCAACCAATTCCCTATTTTGAACCGCCACCTCGGCGGCGATATACCCGCCAAGTGAATGTCCCACAAGAGTTGTCCGTCTGTCTTCAAAACCTAAACTGCGCAAAAATTGAACTACAAACCGGGCAAAGTCTTGAATGGTGTATTCCATGGCACCCCCCGGGCTGGGCTTGTCACTCAGTCCAAAGCCTGGCAGGTCTATTGCAAGGGTGTGATAGTGGAATGATAATGCAAGGGGGATGTCAAGCCACCTGTCCGCGGAAGAGCCGAGCCCGTGAATAAACAATACATGACCCTGTGTGTCAGGACCGGACTCAAAATAATGTGTCTTGATCCCGTCGACTGTCGTAATGTGCTCCTGTGGAACTTTGACGATTGAATTGCTGTGACCCCGTGTTGCCAGCGTGCCGGAATTATCTCGAGCCATTTCATGCATGCTTGAGCTATCGGATAGACGTAAGCGTTGCTTTTAAAATTTTGAAAGCATGCGCCCGGCTAAACGGTCGTTCATTGTAGCTTTCCGAGTAAAGAAAGAGAAAATGGACTGGAGAAAATGAAGTCTGTTGGTTTACTTAAATAAAACGAATGTTAACCCAATCCGAGCCCATTGAGCCGCGTTCCAAAATCTATCGCATTCCATTCATACAAGGGCGGAACCGGAAAGACGACTCTGGCCTGCAACCTGGCCGCCCTTCTGGCGACTCGGGGCTACAAAGTTTCCATGCTGGACCTTGACGTGTATGCTCCGAGCCTTCAGGCCTACTTTGCACACACACCCAAAAGGTGGATTAACGACCTGCTCCTCGGCGACGCAGACGTTTCCCAGGTCATGGTCGACATGACGCCTGCCATCAGCGGTCTTGGCGCGGACAAGGTCGGCAAGTTGTGGGTAGGATTTTCAAACCCCCAGAAGGAGGAAATCTTCAAGGTCGATAGCGGCCTTGGCAAGGACGAGAAGCCGAAGCTCAAGCTGCTAAGCAAGTTCATCCAGCTCCGCGAGAGCCTGATTTCGGATTTTGATTCTGATTTTATCCTCATCGACACAAGCCCGGGCATAAGGTTCTGGTCGATCAACTCGCTTGCAATAGCTGACATTCTCCTGCTTACGCTCAAGTTCGGCGAACTTGACATAGACGGCACAAGAAGGATGGCTGCAGAGCTTTACAGGGCATTTGAGGAATTTGGCGCAAAACCATTCCTTCTCTTAAACAGGGTGAACGGCTACTGCGTTCCCCATCCTTCCTTCCAGAGGACAAAACAAGGCGATACGGCCGTGCCCGCACAGTTTGAAGAAACGGAGCCGGGCGCCAGCCTTTCGCGCGAAATCGGGATGGACATGATCTCTGCCATTCCGTGCTACTGTGACATCCAGTTTGACAAAAAGGAGTTTCTCACCGTCCTGCGCCACAGAAATCATCCGTTCGCGGAAAAACTCGAACAGCTGGCGGCACGGTTCTCGTAGTTCAGTGATAGCTGGAAAGAAAGTCTTTGCCGTAAACCCGGTAGAGCTTTTTGAACGTGACCTGGCAAATAGTCTTGTCGAATACGTACTCGACTCCGTCCAAGGTCTCTACCAGCGCGCCTGAGGCAGGCTCCCTGCCGCACAAAATACACTTCTTGTCGTTTGTTGTTAGCGAAATTTCTGGTCAGCTATTATCCTATCCTGCAATACTTAATTTTTAGCGTGTGCTGCCTCGCATTCTGTGCATTTGAAAAATATCAGATGCACACTATGCACTGCCGTTTTGGTCAACTATTTTATCAAAACCTCCATTACAGGTATCATGAGTCTATTCCGGCTCGCAAATGAAGATTCAAAGATTAACCAAGGTGGTAAGGCAGGCAGCCAGTTTGACATCGGGGTTTATCGCGACCCCCAGGTACTAGTCGACGGACCAAATCCCGCAATGCCCCAGAGGGACACAAGTTTAGCGCTTGATTACCTGAACCCGCCAGAGATAGACGCCAAGTTTCAATCCCTGCTAGTCAAGGCGAGGTGCGCGTGCGAAAAATCAAAGGTTGAATTCCGGGTCCTCTCAACTGTCCAGCGAAAATTCGTCACGCACTACCGCTGCCCCCAGTGTGGTCTGCTGCCGCTATACCATCTGGACCTCACCCATCCAAAAAGGGTCCGCTGCGGCAAATGCAGGCACACAGTCCCGCTCAGAAATAACGGCAAGTACGGCAGGCTGAGAAAGGAAATAGCAATTGAGCTGTGGCTTGCAGGACAGGAGCGTGGAGAGCATTACCACCGGAAGTGAAGAAGCGCTGCTTGAAGCTCTTAACCTGGAGCTGTCAAAGCTTGGCGATTCGCCTCTGCACGGCGAGATTACACTTGCCTGCTCGTTTTACGTAATGCCAAACGGGATCAAGTGCTGCAACGTCCAGGTCCTGTGCAGTTCCGGGTGCGGACACCTCATAGTGGCTCTTGACGACGAGGCCGAGCTTTTGAACCGGCTGGCCCTAGTGATAAAAGGGATACTGGAGCGGCCAGCCGTTCTGGATTCTCCGCTGCGCTGCTAGGCGCGGGGAGGATCGGGATTGGTTAAATATTTGCGCCCGGCTAGAAATTTAAAGGCCAGGATTTTGAGTTCAGGCGATTACGCTGCGAGCAGGACGCATGCTCTGCCTTTGGTATTTCGGGGAAGGGAGGGCAGGCTCAACGCGCGCATAATCCGGTTTCTGGCCCTCAACGGGCCTTCGCTTATCTACTCGGTCTCAAAATTCCTGTCCGACACCTCCAAAACAAGAATCCATTATCCCACGATTAACAGGAGAATGCACGATCTGCTAAACCAGAACTACCTGCAGAAAGCCGGCGCCAAGAGCACAAAGACCGGGGTCATGGCCGACCTATACGCCACTACCATACGGGGCGACTTTGCCGCATTTGTGGATCTTGCTGAAGGAGACGACAGATTAGTCGACCTGTCCCCAAGTCAAGCGCGGCAGATTATAGACGCCGCATCAAAGAGGCACGGGTCTCCTTTTCTTCTCCTTGAGCACATATCCAAGGACAGCTCGGCAGGCAGTAGCCTTGTGGGCACGCTCCTGGTTCCGGAAATTGCCAAAAGCGTCAAGAACGGCTATCTGAATCTTGAGGCAACCGACGACTCGATAATGTGCAGCTCGTTTGCCTCAGTCGTGGCCCGGGCAGTAATGGGTATGATGATAAAATCCGGCATTGAGGCTAACCCTCAAATTGGCTCAAAAGAAGGTGGCCAGTACGCCAAAATATTGCTTCGATGCGTCGACAGGATGCTGGCTGAAGACCGCGTTCCGGCCAACGAAAACGGAAAAGACGGTTCCTTTTCAGAACACCTTACTCCGGTTCCCATGCGCTGGGCAAAAGAACTCAAGGTGTTTCTGAGACTGAGCGCAGTAAGTCTTGACCGCGGAATGGATTAGGCTATGACGGTTGCGGAAATGCACAAATAATTCTCATAACATCTAGGGTCAATGGCTCCAATCCCCAAGAGACAGCGCGTCTTTATCATGCAGGGCGGAGGCGCTCTCGGTGCTTATGAGGCCGGAATCTTTGAGGTTATTTCTTCAAGAATCAAAAGGAAAGATCCAAACTGGAAGACCACACTTTTTGATGTAGTCGCGGGCGCTTCCATCGGCGCGATTAACGCCACAGTCCTTGTAGACCACTACCAGAAAAGCAAGAGCTGGGAAGGGTCAGCAGAGTCGCTTCTGCAATCGTGGAACCAGTTAAAGAACAACACCTGGGTGGACTATGGCCACAACCCCGCAGCCCGCGCCATGTTTGAGAGCATGTGGAATTTCATGGACAAAATGAACCCGGCGCTTGCTCATCCGGAAGGCGCGCGGAGGTACTGGTCTTGGGTGCAGCTGGCAAACACGCCTTACATGGGCGCAAAGAATCTGTCCTGGACTATACCAAAGTTTGACTACAAGTTCCTCGACGCCAACCCCTTTGATTCCGCGTGGCTGGGCTACGACTATGCGCCGCTAAGGTCGTTTCTTTCAGAAAACGTAAACTTTCCGATAAAAAACCAATTTGGAGAAGGCCCAAGGTTGCTTCTGGTCGGAGTGGATGTTCAGGACTGCACCGAGGCCGTGGCTTTTGACAGCTACCCAAGGGATGCAAACGAATGGTATTCAAGCTATGCCCGCAGCGACGGCGGACTCTACAAGGTAAAGTACGACGGAATCGGGCTGGACCAGCTGCTGGCATCATGCATGTTCCCCTACTCCCTTTATCACCCCCGTATGGTGGACCAAAATACCGGAAAGGAGAGGACTTTCTGGGATGGAGCCTTCCTTAGCAACACGCCGCTGCGTGAGGTGCTCCAGCGCCACAGGGACTACTGGCTACGGTATTTCGAGATGCACAAGATGGACTATGACCGGGGCGCCGACGAAAAAGCAGGCAAGCCAAGAGTGCCGGACCTTGATGTGTACATCGTCAACCTGTACCCTTCAACAGAGGACCAGGTTCCGGCCGACCTTGATGCCATCAGGGACCGAGAGATTGACATCAAGTTCCATGACCGGACAAAGTACGACGAGCAGGTTGCGCACCTGGTCTCCGATTATATCAACCTGGTCCAGGATTTTATCGCGCTTGCCAGAAGCAAAAAGGCGGCGCAGTCAGAAATCGATTCCATCCTGAACAAGGACCGGAAACTGCGCAGCGAAGACAGGGCAGGGCATAGCAGGAGAAACTACCGCGAGCTGTTGGAAGGAAGGTTTGAGGTCAACGTTGTAAGGATTGACAGGCAAGACGATGGGAACACGATTTTCGGCAAGCATGCCGATTTTTCGGCGACCACGATTGACAGCCTCATTGAAGCGGGAAGAAGGGACGCAAACAGGATACCGGATGCCGAAATAGTATAATCCAATAGAATCTGGGCGTCGCCAGAACGTCAAGCAGAGTCGCGAGGACTCTTTAATTACGCTAGGCTCGTAACCAGAGCATGAAAGGTGAACAGGTGCAGTGCACGCACCTAAAGACCGTGAACCAGAGCATCAAGGGAAACACCAAGGGCTGCGAGGAATGCGAGAAAATCGGTTCAACGTGGGTCCACCTGAGGCTATGCCTGACATGCGGCCACGTCGGATGCTGCGATTCGTCGCCTAACAAGCACGGAACAAAACACTTCCACCAAACGAATCACCCCATTATCAAGTCCTACGAGCCGGGCGAAGACTGGGAATGGTGCTACATCGACAAGGTTTATTTGTAAAATGGGAGTGCTCTACCGCTCTTCCTTTTTGAAATGCCAAGTTTGTGTGGGATCCAAAGCAACATCTCTAAAAGGATAAAAAGCCTGGCTCCCCGGTGCACAACATGAGCCGGATAACGGACGAGTACATGCGTGAAATGCTGGCCAAGTGCAGGCCCTATACCCTTGTGATATTGCACAAGACACCAAAGCTCGCCGAGCCGGGAATTGACAGGGTTATCTGGGAGCACGGCAGAAGGAATTTTGAACTAAGAAGGGACGGCAAACTTCACATTGTATGCCCTGTCAGGGACGAGACTAACACCGCCGGCATCTGCGTCTTTTCTGCCGACCCAGTCGAGACGAAAAGCATCATGGAAGGGGACCCTGCGGTAAGAGCTGGTGTTCTGACCTTTGAAATCCACCCGACCATAAGCTTTCCTGGCTCCTATCTCCCTGGCTAGTCAACCCGTACTATCTAGTCAAGTCTCGAAAAAAGTTAAATCATAAGCGGCATTGACCATCAAGTAGCTCCTCACGCTTGATAGATTATAACCTTCAAAACGGAGATTCGCTCGGTGTC comes from the Nitrososphaera sp. genome and includes:
- a CDS encoding patatin-like phospholipase family protein, which produces MAAPPAVQTALILQGSAALGAYEAGVIKGLFDNLGLKPDIIAATSSGAINAAILVSYFQQTGSWNGAADRVLDYWYHKAAVATPFGVPLFPEDVRRYYSTKQFFFTGLTSTYSPPIPVPDSRFNDNTPGDSTNNVWYKYDDTPLSNAIQSTFNGAPFINFPLKTSPPEPRLLAVATEAQYGQAVTFDSYTLKSTFNYCDPVTCKPTDVNLEYPAGMGPEHILASCTVPLIYDYQQASGRYFWDGWLVSNTPLRELIQSHQDYWTNTVHAALVPDLEVYIVDVWPSETPSLPTDHDGVKDRMQDLIYCDRSDYDKKVGMLVTDLITLSKSLMQLAADSGAPAPALAAILNRNASSKKRDGTARTFRELLQGGVTLRNVTTIQRKHDPNGVWAKWTDLTFETIDQMIKEGMDYQKKSCVSGS
- a CDS encoding alpha/beta fold hydrolase; its protein translation is MARDNSGTLATRGHSNSIVKVPQEHITTVDGIKTHYFESGPDTQGHVLFIHGLGSSADRWLDIPLALSFHYHTLAIDLPGFGLSDKPSPGGAMEYTIQDFARFVVQFLRSLGFEDRRTTLVGHSLGGYIAAEVAVQNRELVDKLVLVDTSGMLDGPTPLLKQYLAAALNPTRQTVRPVLEQLVANPVRIPDALVDGFIYRLGLQGAREAFVAAYDNSVSTQLGKQRLEQIASKTLLIWGSQDKLIPLEPYCNIFHQSIRDSRLVVIDDAGHAPFSEKPAVFCEVVKQFLRHS
- a CDS encoding AAA family ATPase codes for the protein MSRVPKSIAFHSYKGGTGKTTLACNLAALLATRGYKVSMLDLDVYAPSLQAYFAHTPKRWINDLLLGDADVSQVMVDMTPAISGLGADKVGKLWVGFSNPQKEEIFKVDSGLGKDEKPKLKLLSKFIQLRESLISDFDSDFILIDTSPGIRFWSINSLAIADILLLTLKFGELDIDGTRRMAAELYRAFEEFGAKPFLLLNRVNGYCVPHPSFQRTKQGDTAVPAQFEETEPGASLSREIGMDMISAIPCYCDIQFDKKEFLTVLRHRNHPFAEKLEQLAARFS
- a CDS encoding patatin-like phospholipase family protein, which produces MAPIPKRQRVFIMQGGGALGAYEAGIFEVISSRIKRKDPNWKTTLFDVVAGASIGAINATVLVDHYQKSKSWEGSAESLLQSWNQLKNNTWVDYGHNPAARAMFESMWNFMDKMNPALAHPEGARRYWSWVQLANTPYMGAKNLSWTIPKFDYKFLDANPFDSAWLGYDYAPLRSFLSENVNFPIKNQFGEGPRLLLVGVDVQDCTEAVAFDSYPRDANEWYSSYARSDGGLYKVKYDGIGLDQLLASCMFPYSLYHPRMVDQNTGKERTFWDGAFLSNTPLREVLQRHRDYWLRYFEMHKMDYDRGADEKAGKPRVPDLDVYIVNLYPSTEDQVPADLDAIRDREIDIKFHDRTKYDEQVAHLVSDYINLVQDFIALARSKKAAQSEIDSILNKDRKLRSEDRAGHSRRNYRELLEGRFEVNVVRIDRQDDGNTIFGKHADFSATTIDSLIEAGRRDANRIPDAEIV
- a CDS encoding UBP-type zinc finger domain-containing protein encodes the protein MKGEQVQCTHLKTVNQSIKGNTKGCEECEKIGSTWVHLRLCLTCGHVGCCDSSPNKHGTKHFHQTNHPIIKSYEPGEDWEWCYIDKVYL